The proteins below come from a single Stutzerimonas stutzeri RCH2 genomic window:
- a CDS encoding GNAT family N-acetyltransferase: MFTLTHLDTPPPESLKSQVLQMVVDYLGDISPVSLQPSNPLYQLYQYVVGFEVHRYLDSMDGAQPGKPELIMALEADDPAVLLGFALYLPFVDDPEACALVYLAVDVGHRRQGVGRAMVEAMVARYPHAEVACVAGKVPYFSALGFQPLAARGPQVVMNTRNEASNGAVAVQDLEPIFQSKEVRQIYSYLVQQNGKKAMSEAEKQRDRLLDQMARQADQLMEN; encoded by the coding sequence ATGTTCACCCTCACCCATCTGGACACCCCGCCGCCGGAGTCGCTGAAAAGCCAGGTGCTGCAGATGGTGGTGGACTATCTCGGCGACATCAGCCCGGTCTCGCTGCAGCCCAGCAACCCGCTGTATCAGCTGTATCAGTACGTGGTGGGTTTCGAGGTGCATCGTTACCTGGACAGCATGGACGGCGCGCAGCCCGGCAAGCCGGAGCTGATCATGGCGCTGGAGGCTGACGACCCGGCTGTCCTGCTCGGCTTCGCGCTGTACCTGCCCTTTGTGGATGATCCCGAAGCCTGCGCACTGGTCTATCTGGCGGTCGACGTCGGCCATCGTCGCCAGGGCGTCGGTCGGGCCATGGTCGAAGCGATGGTGGCGCGTTATCCCCATGCGGAGGTGGCGTGCGTTGCAGGCAAGGTGCCGTATTTCAGCGCACTGGGCTTTCAGCCGCTGGCGGCGCGCGGCCCGCAGGTAGTGATGAATACCCGTAACGAGGCTTCGAACGGCGCGGTGGCGGTGCAGGATCTGGAGCCGATCTTCCAGTCCAAGGAAGTCCGGCAGATCTACAGCTATCTGGTGCAGCAGAACGGCAAAAAGGCCATGAGCGAGGCAGAGAAACAGCGCGACCGCCTGCTCGATCAGATGGCGCGCCAGGCTGACCAGCTGATGGAAAACTAA